A window from Theobroma cacao cultivar B97-61/B2 chromosome 3, Criollo_cocoa_genome_V2, whole genome shotgun sequence encodes these proteins:
- the LOC18605412 gene encoding AT-hook motif nuclear-localized protein 6, whose translation MEDKEGPSPGVTVKGDDAPEGYHVAPRTENPTPYAGPTMQATAAPPARVAAPPGPSTGSEMKKKRGRPRKYRPDGSLAMTLSPMPISSSIPLGGEFSPWKRGRGRPVDAVKKSHKYEFESSPGDGIAYFVGANFTPHVITVNAGEDVTMKVMSFSQQGARAICILSANGTISNVTLRQPTSSGGTLTYEGRFEILSLSGSFMPTENAGTKSRSGGMSVSLAGPDGRVLGGGLAGLLVAAGPVQVVVGSFLPGHQQEQKHKKQKTEPAAAVVSPTAVHTMSTEEIKVSYGGVRPILTSPFPGDNLGTLNPIQAFRNSAIDNKSSSAGEESKGHSLSQCEVSS comes from the exons ATGGAGGACAAAGAGGGACCATCGCCCGGGGTCACAGTGAAAGGAGATGATGCTCCAGAGGGCTACCACGTGGCACCCAGAACGGAAAACCCTACTCCATATGCGGGGCCCACAATGCAGGCCACCGCTGCACCTCCGGCGAGAGTAGCAGCCCCGCCGGGACCTAGCACCGGTtcagaaatgaagaaaaaaagaggcaGACCAAGAAAGTACAGACCAGATGGGTCTTTGGCAATGACATTGTCGCCGATGCCGATATCGTCGTCGATTCCACTGGGCGGAGAGTTTTCCCCTTGGAAACGGGGAAGAGGGCGGCCGGTTGACGCGGTCAAAAAGTCACATAAGTATGAGTTCGAAAGCAGCCCAg GTGACGGAATCGCGTATTTTGTGGGGGCAAATTTCACACCTCATGTGATCACTGTAAATGCTGGTGAG GATGTTACAATGAAGGTGATGTCTTTTTCTCAACAAGGAGCTCGTGCTATCTGCATTCTCTCTGCAAATGGCACTATTTCGAATGTTACCCTTCGGCAGCCTACTTCATCTGGTGGTACTCTGACATATGAG GGACGTTTTGAGATCCTTTCCTTGTCTGGTTCATTTATGCCTACTGAGAATGCTGGAACAAAGAGTAGATCTGGTGGGATGAGTGTTTCATTGGCAGGCCCAGATGGTCGTGTTTTAGGAGGGGGACTTGCTGGTCTGTTGGTAGCAGCTGGTCCTGTGCAG GTTGTTGTGGGCAGTTTCCTACCGGGTCACCAGCAGGAGCAGAAGCACAAGAAACAGAAAACTGAACCTGCAGCAGCTGTTGTGAGCCCTACAGCTGTGCATACGATGTCTACAGAAGAAATTAAGGTGTCCTATGGTGGAGTAAGGCCAATTCTCACCTCTCCATTCCCTGGAGACAATTTGGGTACTTTGAACCCTATCCAGGCCTTTAGAAACTCTGCTATTGACAATAAATCATCTTCAGCTGGAGAGGAATCAAAAGGCCACAGTCTATCACAGTGTGAGGTTTCCAGTTGA
- the LOC18605413 gene encoding 65-kDa microtubule-associated protein 3 isoform X1: MSTPKNDPLLQVETTCGTLLYELQIIWDEVGETDSDRDKMLLELEQECLEVYRRKVDQANRCRAQLRQTIADSEAELAAICSAMGERPVHIRQSDQNSGSLKEELRKILPQLEEMTKRKVERRNQFIEVLEQTQKITNEIYGSTESVSLKTVVDETDLSLRKLEELHRQLHELQKEKSDRLKQVQDHLHMLNSLCSVMGMDFKLTVSEVHPSLGDSDGLRSISNNTIEKLAIAIKKLREVKIQRMQRLQDLATTMLELWNLMDTPIEEQQMFQNVTCNIAASEHEITEPNTLSVDFINYVEAEVSRLEELKSSKMKELVLKKRSELEDICRKTHLVPDSDSAIEDAIEAIESGAVDAATILEQIELQIAKVKEEAFSRKEILEKVEKWLTACDEECWLEEYNRDENRYNAGKGAHLTLKRAEKARSLVNKLPGMVEALASKTLAWEKEREIKFMYDGIRLLSMLEEYTILRQEKEQERRRLRDQKKLQGQLIAEQEALYGSKPSPSKPQSVKKGPRFSTGGASNRRVSLGGAMLPNHKPDSLHSAKATPQTRPSKKTERIFQNDLQDDALPAYSAVRRGLDIADIPVRKHSSSAVNANELESPLKTIPTKDLSYTTPLKTTSLVDEENTTPKAMPIPVPSTPSTASIPMQTAMTPAPPIPFITKPAEEMPEEIEQSFEERRLAFLLSKTQITSLIQV, encoded by the exons ATGTCTACTCCAAAAAATGATCCACTTCTTCAAGTGGAAACAACGTGTGGAACCCTTCTATACGAACTTCAG ATAATCTGGGATGAAGTCGGGGAGACAGACTCTGACAGGGATAAAATGCTGCTGGAGCTCGAACAAGAGTGCCTGGAAGTATACAGAAGAAAGGTGGATCAAGCAAATCGCTGCAGAGCTCAGCTAAGACAGACAATTGCCGATTCTGAAGCCGAACTTGCTGCCATCTGTTCGGCAATGGGGGAGAGGCCAGTGCATATTAGGCAG TCTGATCAAAACTCTGGAAGCTTGAAGGAGGAGCTCAGGAAAATTCTTCCACAATTGGAGGAGATGACGAAAAGGAAGGTCGAAAGAAGAAATCAGTTCATAGAAGTTTTAGAACAAACACAAAAGATCACAAATGAGATTTATGGATCCACAGAATCAGTTTCTTTGAAAACAGTTGTAGATGAAACTGACTTATCCTTAaggaagcttgaagaattgCATAGACAGCTCCATGAACTTCAAAAAGAGAAG AGTGATCGTCTGAAGCAGGTTCAGGACCACCTTCATATGTTGAACTCACTCTGCTCGGTTATGGGTATGGATTTCAAGCTCACAGTTAGTGAGGTCCATCCTAGTTTAGGAGACTCTGACGGATTGAGGAGTATTAGCAATAATACAATTGAGAAGTTGGCTATAGCAATTAAAAAGTTACGGGAAGTTAAGATACAGAGAATGCAAAGG CTTCAAGATCTTGCTACCACCATGTTGGAGTTATGGAATCTAATGGATACACCTATTGAGGAGCAGCAGATGTTTCAGAATGTTACCTGTAATATAGCTGCTTCAGAACATGAAATTACTGAACCCAACACTCTCTCTGTGGATTTCATCAACTAT GTTGAGGCAGAAGTTTCTCGGTTGGAAGAGTTAAAGTCAAGCAAAATGAAAGAGCTTGTCCTCAAGAAGAGATCAGAGCTAGAGGATATCTGTAGAAAAACACACCTGGTTCCAGATTCAGACAGTGCGATAGAAGATGCCATTGAAGCTATTGAGTCTG GGGCTGTGGATGCTGCTACCATACTAGAACAAATTGAACTTCAAATTGCTAAGGTTAAAGAGGAAGCTTTTAGCAGGAAAGAAATACTTGAAAAGGTGGAGAAATGGTTGACGGCATGTGATGAGGAGTGTTGGCTGGAGGAATATAACAGG GATGAAAACCGATACAATGCAGGAAAAGGTGCTCATCTTACACTCAAGCGTGCTGAGAAAGCTCGATCCTTGGTTAATAAACTTCCAG GAATGGTGGAGGCATTGGCTTCAAAGACCCTGGCATGggaaaaggagagagagatCAAATTTATGTATGATGGT ATTCGTCTGCTTTCTATGCTTGAAGAGTATACTATTTTACGACAAGAGAAAGAGCAGGAAAGGCGTAGATTGCGG GACCAGAAGAAACTTCAGGGACAGCTAATAGCGGAGCAAGAGGCGCTCTATGGGTCAAAGCCAAGCCCATCAAAGCCCCAGAGTGTAAAAAAGGGTCCTAGGTTTTCAACTGGAGGTGCAAGCAATAGAAGAGTCTCCTTGGGAGGAGCAATGCTTCCCAATCATAAACCTGATTCACTTCACTCTGCAAAGGCTACTCCCCAAACACGTCCTAGTAAGAAAACTGAGCgaatttttcaaaatgacCTTCAAGATGATGCCCTTCCAGCTTACTCAGCTG TTAGGAGAGGCCTGGACATTGCTGACATTCCTGTGCGAAAGCACTCTTCCAGTGCTGTAAACGCTAATGAACTAGAGTCACCATTG AAAACGATTCCGACTAAGGATCTGTCATACACTACTCCCTTGAAGACAACTTCTTTGGTTGACGAAGAGAATACGACACCAAAGGCAATGCCTATTCCTGTGCCCTCCACACCTTCAACAGCGTCTATTCCGATGCAGACAGCCATGACCCCAGCTCCGCCGATACCTTTCATTACCAAGCCAGCAGAAGAAATGCCTGAAGAGATTGAACAGTCCTTCGAGGAAAGAAGGCTTGCTTTTCTGCTTTCTAAAACACAAATAACATCACTGATACAAGTATGA
- the LOC18605413 gene encoding 65-kDa microtubule-associated protein 3 isoform X2, with protein sequence MSTPKNDPLLQVETTCGTLLYELQIIWDEVGETDSDRDKMLLELEQECLEVYRRKVDQANRCRAQLRQTIADSEAELAAICSAMGERPVHIRQSDQNSGSLKEELRKILPQLEEMTKRKVERRNQFIEVLEQTQKITNEIYGSTESVSLKTVVDETDLSLRKLEELHRQLHELQKEKSDRLKQVQDHLHMLNSLCSVMGMDFKLTVSEVHPSLGDSDGLRSISNNTIEKLAIAIKKLREVKIQRMQRLQDLATTMLELWNLMDTPIEEQQMFQNVTCNIAASEHEITEPNTLSVDFINYVEAEVSRLEELKSSKMKELVLKKRSELEDICRKTHLVPDSDSAIEDAIEAIESGAVDAATILEQIELQIAKVKEEAFSRKEILEKVEKWLTACDEECWLEEYNRDENRYNAGKGAHLTLKRAEKARSLVNKLPGMVEALASKTLAWEKEREIKFMYDGIRLLSMLEEYTILRQEKEQERRRLRDQKKLQGQLIAEQEALYGSKPSPSKPQSVKKGPRFSTGGASNRRVSLGGAMLPNHKPDSLHSAKATPQTRPSKKTERIFQNDLQDDALPAYSAVRRGLDIADIPVRKHSSSAVNANELESPLVRKPFSPISSTVSSKANMTNMLEDNGDTLQKTIPTKDLSYTTPLKTTSLVDEENTTPKAMPIPVPSTPSTASIPMQTAMTPAPPIPFITKPAEEMPEEIEQSFEERRLAFLLSKTQITSLIQV encoded by the exons ATGTCTACTCCAAAAAATGATCCACTTCTTCAAGTGGAAACAACGTGTGGAACCCTTCTATACGAACTTCAG ATAATCTGGGATGAAGTCGGGGAGACAGACTCTGACAGGGATAAAATGCTGCTGGAGCTCGAACAAGAGTGCCTGGAAGTATACAGAAGAAAGGTGGATCAAGCAAATCGCTGCAGAGCTCAGCTAAGACAGACAATTGCCGATTCTGAAGCCGAACTTGCTGCCATCTGTTCGGCAATGGGGGAGAGGCCAGTGCATATTAGGCAG TCTGATCAAAACTCTGGAAGCTTGAAGGAGGAGCTCAGGAAAATTCTTCCACAATTGGAGGAGATGACGAAAAGGAAGGTCGAAAGAAGAAATCAGTTCATAGAAGTTTTAGAACAAACACAAAAGATCACAAATGAGATTTATGGATCCACAGAATCAGTTTCTTTGAAAACAGTTGTAGATGAAACTGACTTATCCTTAaggaagcttgaagaattgCATAGACAGCTCCATGAACTTCAAAAAGAGAAG AGTGATCGTCTGAAGCAGGTTCAGGACCACCTTCATATGTTGAACTCACTCTGCTCGGTTATGGGTATGGATTTCAAGCTCACAGTTAGTGAGGTCCATCCTAGTTTAGGAGACTCTGACGGATTGAGGAGTATTAGCAATAATACAATTGAGAAGTTGGCTATAGCAATTAAAAAGTTACGGGAAGTTAAGATACAGAGAATGCAAAGG CTTCAAGATCTTGCTACCACCATGTTGGAGTTATGGAATCTAATGGATACACCTATTGAGGAGCAGCAGATGTTTCAGAATGTTACCTGTAATATAGCTGCTTCAGAACATGAAATTACTGAACCCAACACTCTCTCTGTGGATTTCATCAACTAT GTTGAGGCAGAAGTTTCTCGGTTGGAAGAGTTAAAGTCAAGCAAAATGAAAGAGCTTGTCCTCAAGAAGAGATCAGAGCTAGAGGATATCTGTAGAAAAACACACCTGGTTCCAGATTCAGACAGTGCGATAGAAGATGCCATTGAAGCTATTGAGTCTG GGGCTGTGGATGCTGCTACCATACTAGAACAAATTGAACTTCAAATTGCTAAGGTTAAAGAGGAAGCTTTTAGCAGGAAAGAAATACTTGAAAAGGTGGAGAAATGGTTGACGGCATGTGATGAGGAGTGTTGGCTGGAGGAATATAACAGG GATGAAAACCGATACAATGCAGGAAAAGGTGCTCATCTTACACTCAAGCGTGCTGAGAAAGCTCGATCCTTGGTTAATAAACTTCCAG GAATGGTGGAGGCATTGGCTTCAAAGACCCTGGCATGggaaaaggagagagagatCAAATTTATGTATGATGGT ATTCGTCTGCTTTCTATGCTTGAAGAGTATACTATTTTACGACAAGAGAAAGAGCAGGAAAGGCGTAGATTGCGG GACCAGAAGAAACTTCAGGGACAGCTAATAGCGGAGCAAGAGGCGCTCTATGGGTCAAAGCCAAGCCCATCAAAGCCCCAGAGTGTAAAAAAGGGTCCTAGGTTTTCAACTGGAGGTGCAAGCAATAGAAGAGTCTCCTTGGGAGGAGCAATGCTTCCCAATCATAAACCTGATTCACTTCACTCTGCAAAGGCTACTCCCCAAACACGTCCTAGTAAGAAAACTGAGCgaatttttcaaaatgacCTTCAAGATGATGCCCTTCCAGCTTACTCAGCTG TTAGGAGAGGCCTGGACATTGCTGACATTCCTGTGCGAAAGCACTCTTCCAGTGCTGTAAACGCTAATGAACTAGAGTCACCATTGGTTCGTAAGCCATTCTCGCCCATCTCTTCCACAGTATCATCAAAAGCCAATATGACAAACATGCTAGAAGATAATGGTGACACTTTACAGAAAACGATTCCGACTAAGGATCTGTCATACACTACTCCCTTGAAGACAACTTCTTTGGTTGACGAAGAGAATACGACACCAAAGGCAATGCCTATTCCTGTGCCCTCCACACCTTCAACAGCGTCTATTCCGATGCAGACAGCCATGACCCCAGCTCCGCCGATACCTTTCATTACCAAGCCAGCAGAAGAAATGCCTGAAGAGATTGAACAGTCCTTCGAGGAAAGAAGGCTTGCTTTTCTGCTTTCTAAAACACAAATAACATCACTGATACAAGTATGA